From Candidatus Dormiibacterota bacterium, a single genomic window includes:
- a CDS encoding radical SAM protein: MNGAPVPDGGVPSHPHAPMLALDTLWLYVAGTICNLRCTHCFISCAPDNHSHGMMTVEETRRHLDDARALGVREYYLTGGEPFMNRELLPILEATLRQGPANVLTNGLFLDASTCRALRAIADASEYSLDVRVSLDGWGPEDHDRIRGSGTFRRAVQGIQTLAAHRFLPVVTVTEAAVGVGGGEGRARMLELLRSLGLARPRVKVLPLWRIGAEAARARGYEMWERLSPDTVTREGLEALQCSTGRAVTTRGVYVCPILVEEPGARLGAGLREAIRPFPLTHGACHTCYLTGVTCRT; the protein is encoded by the coding sequence GTGAACGGGGCGCCCGTCCCGGACGGGGGCGTTCCCTCCCACCCGCACGCCCCGATGCTCGCCCTGGACACGCTCTGGCTCTATGTGGCCGGCACGATCTGCAACCTGCGCTGCACGCATTGCTTCATCTCCTGCGCCCCCGACAATCACAGCCACGGCATGATGACGGTCGAGGAGACTCGCCGGCACCTGGACGATGCCAGAGCGCTCGGCGTCCGCGAGTACTACCTCACGGGAGGGGAGCCGTTCATGAATCGCGAGCTCCTGCCCATCCTCGAGGCGACGCTGCGCCAGGGGCCGGCGAACGTGCTGACCAACGGGCTGTTTCTCGATGCGAGCACCTGCCGGGCTCTGCGAGCGATCGCCGACGCTTCGGAATACTCGCTCGACGTCAGGGTGAGCCTGGACGGGTGGGGCCCCGAGGATCACGACCGGATCCGCGGCTCCGGGACGTTCAGGAGGGCCGTCCAGGGGATCCAGACTCTGGCCGCGCACCGTTTCCTTCCGGTCGTGACGGTCACCGAGGCGGCCGTCGGCGTCGGAGGGGGTGAGGGCCGGGCGCGGATGCTGGAGCTGTTGCGTTCTCTGGGTCTGGCGCGGCCCCGTGTCAAGGTGCTGCCGCTCTGGCGGATCGGCGCCGAGGCCGCGAGAGCGCGAGGCTACGAGATGTGGGAGCGTCTGTCGCCGGACACTGTGACACGCGAGGGTCTGGAGGCCCTGCAATGCAGCACGGGGAGGGCGGTGACGACGCGTGGAGTCTACGTCTGCCCGATCCTGGTCGAGGAACCCGGCGCCCGCCTCGGTGCCGGCTTGCGCGAAGCGATCCGGCCCTTCCCGCTCACGCACGGCGCCTGCCACACCTGCTACCTCACGGGCGTCACCTGTCGCACATGA